From one Aeropyrum camini SY1 = JCM 12091 genomic stretch:
- a CDS encoding GNAT family N-acetyltransferase, with translation MSTGGSLEVRVTGRVIYVPFEDGSKAFLRYKIEDGKIYLIETYTPPQHRGKGVARRMVEKAIEIARERRLEVVPLCSYAVYYFLKNREARKLLAEPYRSMSDEDLKRYYEERLAAERAKNAG, from the coding sequence GTGAGCACGGGAGGAAGCCTGGAGGTGAGGGTTACAGGTAGGGTTATCTACGTGCCTTTCGAGGACGGGTCTAAAGCGTTTCTCCGCTACAAGATAGAGGACGGCAAGATCTACCTTATAGAAACCTACACCCCGCCGCAGCATAGGGGTAAGGGTGTTGCCAGGAGGATGGTTGAGAAGGCTATTGAGATTGCTAGGGAGAGGAGGCTCGAGGTTGTGCCGCTCTGTAGCTACGCTGTCTACTACTTCCTTAAGAACAGGGAGGCGAGGAAGCTTCTAGCGGAGCCCTACAGGTCTATGAGCGACGAGGACCTCAAGAGGTATTATGAGGAGAGGCTGGCTGCTGAGAGGGCTAAGAACGCTGGTTAG
- a CDS encoding alanyl-tRNA editing protein, with protein MKTVLLYQVDSYLREFEARVERVEGVRVVLDRTAFHPGPHGGLDTDTGYLLHGDSRYRVVRAAVEGDVVAHYLDRDPAGLEPGSMVRGVIDWERRYRMMRLHTFSHILAAVLYEKHGVLVTGGHITPDYGKDDFSIEAGGWREVIEEAFREANEIASRCIEVKVYWLPREEALKIPGIVKLANKLPPEVETLRVVEIPGVDVQADGGPHVRNTCEIGRVVITKLESKGKRRKRVYYTLEEALKPSPEPLG; from the coding sequence GTGAAGACGGTTCTGCTTTACCAGGTGGATAGTTATTTGAGGGAGTTTGAGGCCAGGGTTGAGCGTGTAGAGGGCGTGAGGGTTGTTTTGGATAGGACAGCCTTCCACCCCGGCCCTCACGGCGGCCTCGACACCGACACAGGCTACCTGCTGCACGGGGATAGTAGATACAGGGTTGTGAGGGCGGCAGTCGAGGGTGACGTGGTTGCTCATTATCTAGACCGGGATCCGGCGGGCCTCGAGCCCGGTAGTATGGTGAGGGGGGTTATAGACTGGGAGAGGAGGTATAGGATGATGAGGCTCCACACGTTCAGCCACATACTAGCGGCGGTGCTCTACGAGAAGCACGGTGTCCTTGTCACCGGGGGACACATTACACCAGACTATGGGAAGGACGACTTCAGCATAGAGGCTGGGGGGTGGAGGGAGGTTATAGAGGAGGCTTTCCGCGAGGCCAACGAGATCGCGTCGAGATGTATAGAGGTCAAGGTTTACTGGCTCCCAAGGGAGGAGGCCCTAAAGATACCGGGCATAGTGAAGCTCGCCAACAAGCTGCCCCCGGAAGTGGAGACACTCAGGGTCGTCGAGATACCCGGGGTTGATGTGCAGGCCGACGGAGGACCTCACGTGAGAAACACTTGCGAGATAGGGAGGGTGGTAATAACCAAGCTAGAGAGCAAGGGGAAGAGGAGGAAAAGGGTGTACTACACCCTCGAGGAGGCGCTCAAACCCAGTCCAGAGCCCCTGGGCTAA
- the thsA gene encoding thermosome subunit alpha: MAATGYPVLILKEGTQRTYGREALRANILAARVLAEMLKSSLGPRGLDKMLVDAFGDITVTNDGATIVKEMEIQHPAAKLLVEVAKAQDAEVGDGTTSVVVLAGALLEKAEKLLDENLHPTIIIEGYTKAMEEALRLVDEAAVPVEVEDDSVLRRIAETTLASKFVGSGPERDKIISMVIDAIRTVAEKRPDGGYDIDLDYVKIEKKKGGSLLDSKLVRGIVLDKEVVHPAMPKRVENAKILVLDAPLEVQKPELTTKIRVTDIEKLESFLEEETRMLRDMVEKIAATGANVVITQKGIDEVAQHFLAKKGILAVRRVKRSDIEKVAKATGAKIVTSLRDMKPEYLGYAELVEERKVGEDKMVFIEGAKNPKSVTILLRGANDMLLDEAERNIKDALHGLRNILREPKIVGGGGAVEVELALKLKEFARSVGGKQQLAIEAYAEALETIPTVLAESAGMDALETLLKLRSLHSQGYKFAGVNVLEGKIEEDMTKINVYEPVLVKKQVIKSASEAAISILKIDDVIAAAPPKKKEKKGKAGEEEEEEGGGSKFEF; encoded by the coding sequence ATGGCTGCGACAGGATATCCTGTGCTAATACTCAAGGAGGGCACCCAGAGGACCTACGGTAGGGAGGCTCTCAGGGCTAACATACTCGCCGCCAGGGTCCTAGCTGAGATGCTTAAAAGCAGCCTAGGCCCCAGGGGCCTAGACAAGATGCTGGTGGACGCTTTCGGCGACATAACCGTGACCAACGACGGCGCCACTATAGTGAAGGAGATGGAGATACAGCACCCGGCCGCCAAGCTGCTGGTGGAGGTTGCTAAGGCGCAGGACGCCGAGGTAGGCGACGGCACCACAAGCGTGGTAGTCCTGGCTGGCGCCCTCCTTGAGAAGGCTGAGAAGCTTCTCGACGAGAACCTGCACCCCACGATAATCATAGAGGGCTACACGAAAGCCATGGAGGAGGCCTTGAGGCTTGTGGACGAGGCAGCGGTTCCCGTCGAGGTTGAGGATGACAGCGTCCTCAGGAGGATAGCTGAGACGACTCTGGCCAGCAAGTTTGTGGGCAGCGGCCCCGAGAGGGATAAGATTATCAGCATGGTTATCGACGCTATAAGGACTGTGGCTGAGAAGAGGCCCGACGGAGGCTACGACATAGACCTGGACTACGTCAAGATTGAGAAGAAGAAGGGCGGTAGCCTGCTAGACAGCAAGCTAGTCAGGGGTATAGTGCTCGACAAGGAGGTTGTCCACCCCGCCATGCCTAAGAGGGTAGAGAACGCCAAGATACTGGTCCTAGACGCCCCGCTCGAGGTCCAGAAGCCCGAGCTAACGACCAAGATAAGGGTGACCGACATAGAGAAGCTTGAGAGCTTCCTAGAGGAGGAGACTAGGATGCTGAGGGATATGGTTGAGAAGATCGCCGCTACCGGTGCTAACGTCGTGATCACCCAGAAGGGCATCGACGAGGTGGCCCAGCACTTCCTGGCGAAGAAGGGTATACTGGCTGTGAGGAGGGTGAAGAGGAGCGACATAGAGAAGGTGGCTAAGGCCACAGGCGCCAAGATTGTGACGAGCCTGAGGGACATGAAGCCCGAGTACCTCGGCTACGCCGAGCTGGTTGAGGAGAGGAAGGTCGGAGAGGATAAGATGGTGTTCATAGAGGGCGCCAAGAACCCGAAGAGCGTCACCATACTGCTGAGAGGCGCTAACGACATGCTGCTCGACGAGGCCGAGAGGAACATAAAGGACGCGCTCCACGGCCTGAGGAACATACTGAGGGAGCCCAAGATAGTGGGCGGCGGGGGCGCCGTGGAGGTCGAGCTAGCCCTCAAGCTCAAAGAGTTCGCCAGGAGCGTCGGCGGCAAGCAGCAGCTAGCCATTGAAGCCTACGCCGAGGCCCTAGAGACGATACCCACAGTGCTGGCAGAGAGCGCCGGCATGGACGCCCTAGAGACCCTCCTCAAGCTGAGGAGCCTCCACAGCCAGGGCTACAAGTTCGCCGGAGTCAACGTGCTGGAGGGCAAGATAGAGGAGGACATGACCAAGATAAACGTCTACGAGCCTGTGCTAGTCAAGAAGCAGGTGATAAAGAGCGCCAGCGAGGCAGCCATAAGCATACTGAAGATCGACGACGTCATAGCCGCAGCCCCGCCGAAGAAGAAGGAGAAGAAGGGTAAGGCCGGCGAGGAGGAAGAGGAGGAGGGCGGCGGCAGCAAATTCGAGTTCTAA
- a CDS encoding SDR family oxidoreductase, with translation MDLGIRGKLAVVTAGSSGLGFASALELARNGARLLLFSRSREKLETAASKIKSLVEDAEVDIVSGDIREPGDIDRLFNRARDLGGADILVYSTGGPRPGRFMELDVGDWDESYQLLARSAVWVGRRAAEQMVEKGWGRMVYIGSVTLLRPWADLALSNIMRLPVIGVVRTLALELAPHGVTVNAVLPSLILTDRVRSLAEERARRSGVTVEEALKAMASRIPMGRVGKPEELASVVAFLASERASFITGAVIPVDGGAHI, from the coding sequence TTGGATCTCGGCATAAGGGGTAAGCTGGCTGTTGTTACTGCTGGTAGCAGCGGATTAGGTTTCGCCTCCGCCCTCGAGCTGGCTAGGAATGGTGCTAGGCTACTTCTCTTCAGCCGTAGCAGAGAGAAACTCGAGACAGCCGCCTCTAAGATAAAATCCCTTGTAGAGGATGCCGAGGTAGATATAGTATCGGGGGACATTAGGGAGCCTGGCGATATAGATAGGCTATTCAACAGAGCCCGGGATCTGGGGGGAGCCGACATACTGGTCTACAGCACAGGGGGCCCTAGGCCGGGCAGGTTCATGGAGCTTGATGTGGGGGATTGGGACGAGTCTTACCAGCTGTTGGCGAGGAGCGCTGTGTGGGTGGGCCGTAGGGCTGCGGAGCAGATGGTCGAGAAGGGGTGGGGGAGGATGGTCTACATAGGTAGTGTGACCCTCCTAAGGCCCTGGGCGGATCTCGCCCTCAGCAATATAATGAGGCTGCCTGTTATAGGCGTGGTTAGAACTCTGGCCCTCGAGCTGGCCCCCCACGGGGTGACTGTGAACGCGGTACTACCCAGCCTGATACTGACGGACAGGGTAAGGAGCCTCGCGGAGGAAAGGGCCAGGAGGAGCGGAGTTACTGTGGAGGAGGCGCTTAAGGCTATGGCCTCCAGGATACCTATGGGGAGGGTCGGCAAGCCGGAGGAGCTTGCAAGTGTCGTGGCGTTTCTAGCCTCGGAGAGGGCCTCTTTCATAACGGGGGCGGTTATACCCGTCGACGGGGGAGCCCATATATAG
- a CDS encoding DNA-directed RNA polymerase subunit K, with amino-acid sequence MVERYTSYPKVVDDVDIGPPYLTKYERARIIGVRAFQLSIGAPPLVDPERVGSRRPLDIARYEVDNGILPVSIYRYLPGGGGQSLPLSRLAELAREILGGEYV; translated from the coding sequence ATGGTGGAGAGGTACACTTCATACCCGAAGGTGGTCGATGACGTGGATATAGGGCCGCCGTACTTGACCAAGTATGAGCGGGCCCGGATAATAGGGGTCAGGGCCTTCCAGCTCAGCATAGGAGCACCGCCCCTAGTAGACCCCGAGAGGGTGGGCTCTCGGAGACCGCTAGACATAGCCCGCTATGAGGTGGACAACGGCATACTCCCCGTCTCGATCTACAGGTACCTCCCTGGGGGAGGAGGCCAGTCCCTACCGCTATCCCGTCTTGCGGAGCTGGCTAGGGAGATACTGGGGGGTGAGTACGTCTAG
- a CDS encoding site-2 protease family protein gives MIDCVEIVSRHFEILEVKRGGGRLAVHLGLPLRGGDLEDVMASLYKDLTASGCYPYFSREELGLVLYIHRPEAGARRRALALALAAATLATVYMSGLALSDPSRGLSWSPLAYLVGLLFPLLVHEMGHWIVMRLNRVPASLPYMIPAPPLQLGFLGTFGAVINMRWLPPTLDSLTVMAVMGPLAGFVVAVPLAVVGLQHSLLLPPQEAAARGDLIGIPLMPLVMLLLGGALGLPSDRVVVLSPLAFASYVVFIVTFLNLIPVGMLDGGHIIRGVVGERMHQAISLLVVVASLLASVYMPQLSLFALLALLIYMMTAGRHPGAAIKISVPGWRSVASALIYSLLLVLTFPLPLSLS, from the coding sequence TTGATAGACTGTGTGGAGATAGTCTCCAGGCATTTCGAGATCCTGGAGGTTAAAAGGGGCGGTGGAAGGCTCGCCGTACACCTAGGGCTACCCCTGAGGGGCGGGGATCTAGAGGATGTTATGGCCTCTCTCTACAAGGATTTAACGGCTTCAGGCTGCTACCCCTACTTCTCTAGGGAGGAGCTGGGGCTCGTACTCTATATACACAGGCCCGAGGCGGGGGCGAGGAGGAGGGCCCTCGCTCTGGCCCTCGCCGCCGCCACTCTAGCCACAGTCTACATGTCGGGCCTGGCCCTATCGGACCCCTCCAGAGGCCTTAGCTGGAGCCCCCTGGCCTATCTAGTCGGCCTGCTATTCCCCCTTCTGGTGCACGAGATGGGGCATTGGATCGTTATGAGGCTTAACAGGGTTCCAGCCAGCCTCCCATACATGATACCCGCCCCCCCGCTACAGCTAGGGTTCCTGGGGACCTTCGGCGCGGTCATAAACATGAGGTGGCTACCCCCGACTCTAGACTCTCTAACGGTCATGGCTGTCATGGGGCCTCTGGCAGGGTTCGTCGTTGCGGTGCCGCTGGCGGTGGTTGGCCTGCAGCACAGCCTCCTCCTACCGCCCCAGGAGGCGGCTGCGAGGGGCGACCTCATAGGCATACCGCTGATGCCGCTGGTAATGCTGCTTCTCGGCGGCGCCCTCGGACTCCCCTCTGACAGGGTCGTCGTTCTAAGCCCCCTAGCGTTCGCAAGCTATGTAGTATTCATAGTCACATTCTTGAACCTGATACCCGTTGGCATGCTCGACGGTGGCCACATCATAAGGGGTGTTGTGGGGGAGCGTATGCACCAGGCTATATCCCTCCTCGTCGTCGTAGCCTCGCTACTGGCCTCGGTTTACATGCCCCAGCTATCGCTATTCGCCCTCCTAGCCCTCCTCATATACATGATGACGGCCGGCCGCCACCCGGGGGCAGCCATAAAGATATCTGTACCGGGCTGGAGGTCTGTGGCTTCCGCGCTCATCTACTCGCTGCTACTAGTACTGACCTTCCCCCTCCCGCTCAGCCTCTCGTAG
- a CDS encoding ornithine cyclodeaminase family protein, producing the protein MGHVEGVVEPHSLVKLLEDLLRGENDEAPRSSISLGGSWLGAMVAGGMGYFSAKIVGVYPENPGRGLPLVRGVLLLFRGSDGEKLLDIPAEEPTGWRTAAASALALSKLGFRGGGVLGVIGAGVQARYHLRVLLQIFRFDEILVASRRMETGERLAREFGGRRVGRRDLLRRSDVVVAATNSREPVVEGDFLRSGAYVVSVGAPRPVRELDDSVKRRASCILVDSAIACEESDDACGVEAVTLRDYVRGAASCRWGDVYVYKSVGTPLFDLAIAIHIYERLSGRGKVSTSSSE; encoded by the coding sequence GTGGGCCATGTCGAGGGAGTTGTGGAGCCCCATAGCCTGGTGAAGCTTCTGGAGGACCTGCTTCGGGGCGAGAATGATGAGGCGCCGAGGTCCTCGATATCCCTGGGCGGCTCGTGGCTGGGTGCCATGGTTGCTGGTGGTATGGGCTACTTCTCCGCGAAGATAGTCGGCGTCTACCCCGAGAACCCTGGTAGGGGGCTGCCTCTTGTGAGGGGTGTTCTTCTCCTCTTCAGGGGCAGTGATGGCGAGAAGCTTCTCGATATCCCCGCGGAGGAGCCTACGGGGTGGAGGACGGCGGCCGCCTCCGCCCTGGCGCTCTCCAAGCTCGGTTTTAGGGGGGGCGGGGTTCTCGGGGTTATAGGGGCGGGGGTGCAGGCTAGATACCACCTCAGGGTTCTCCTACAAATCTTCAGGTTCGACGAGATCCTTGTGGCGAGCAGGAGGATGGAGACTGGGGAGAGGCTGGCCCGGGAGTTCGGCGGTAGGAGGGTGGGGAGGAGGGATCTCCTCAGACGCTCCGATGTTGTCGTGGCGGCTACCAACAGTAGGGAGCCCGTTGTGGAGGGAGATTTCCTGAGGAGCGGGGCTTATGTGGTCAGCGTTGGAGCCCCGAGGCCTGTTAGGGAGCTAGACGACTCTGTGAAGAGGAGGGCGAGCTGCATACTAGTCGACTCCGCCATAGCCTGCGAGGAGAGCGATGACGCCTGCGGTGTTGAGGCGGTGACGCTTAGGGACTATGTGAGGGGCGCGGCCTCCTGCCGCTGGGGCGACGTCTACGTTTACAAGAGCGTTGGAACCCCCCTCTTCGACCTAGCCATCGCGATACACATCTACGAGAGGCTGAGCGGGAGGGGGAAGGTCAGTACTAGTAGCAGCGAGTAG
- a CDS encoding ABC transporter substrate-binding protein, with the protein MNAAKIGALLLAVALIAPIFLSTPALYTAAAQPTTITIGALLPLTGDLQSYGVRAQAAVQVAVEDVNAYLESKNAWFRFELKVEDTQTKPDVAVQKFNSLVAQGIKFIVGPMTSAEVKKLKDLADQNNVLIISPSSTAIELKIAGDNVFRFCPTDDVQSKAIGALVRDLGIKGVVIINRADTWGNGLMEATKEVLEGEGVEVASVYSYNPESPNFSGIASQANGDMESLVSKYGEDKVAVVAIGFKEVVELFSAAADYETLEGVLWIGSDGTAQLSEFTTDPLAREFATSTLFINPIFSPAATAAQEKVRQEVVAKIGEEPDAYSLAAYDAVWAIALALLQAGPMDNPDEMVNQVKQLLPQITTSDEFAKYAATGKFPLDEGGDRATADYDWYIVAEVGGEYKWVKAGVYKGVEDKNEWVTIEGVGKTFPQLFQEKFAAAEETTTTTTPSPTQATSPTETPEETETAEEGGVSTTLIAAIIIVVIVLAAAAYFFLRSR; encoded by the coding sequence ATGAATGCGGCTAAGATCGGGGCTTTACTTCTGGCCGTTGCTTTAATAGCGCCAATATTCCTCTCCACCCCCGCACTATACACCGCGGCGGCCCAGCCCACTACAATAACGATAGGCGCCCTCCTCCCGCTCACCGGCGATCTCCAGAGCTACGGCGTCAGGGCCCAGGCCGCCGTGCAGGTGGCTGTCGAGGATGTCAACGCTTATCTCGAGAGCAAGAACGCGTGGTTCAGGTTTGAGCTCAAGGTTGAGGATACGCAGACGAAGCCTGATGTGGCGGTGCAGAAGTTCAACTCCCTGGTGGCCCAGGGGATAAAGTTTATAGTCGGCCCTATGACTAGCGCTGAGGTGAAGAAGCTCAAGGACCTGGCCGACCAGAACAACGTGCTGATAATAAGCCCCTCCAGCACCGCCATAGAGCTCAAGATAGCTGGAGACAACGTGTTCAGGTTCTGCCCCACCGACGATGTGCAGAGCAAGGCGATAGGCGCCCTAGTCAGGGACCTCGGTATAAAGGGCGTTGTGATTATAAACAGGGCCGACACTTGGGGCAACGGCCTCATGGAGGCCACTAAAGAGGTTCTAGAGGGCGAGGGTGTTGAGGTTGCCAGCGTGTACAGCTACAACCCGGAGTCCCCCAACTTCTCCGGCATAGCCAGCCAGGCCAACGGTGATATGGAGAGCCTGGTGAGCAAGTACGGGGAGGATAAGGTAGCCGTTGTTGCTATAGGCTTCAAGGAGGTTGTAGAGCTGTTCAGCGCCGCCGCCGATTACGAGACGCTCGAGGGCGTGCTCTGGATAGGGAGCGACGGTACGGCTCAGCTGAGCGAGTTCACGACAGACCCGCTAGCAAGGGAGTTCGCAACCTCAACCCTCTTCATAAACCCGATATTCTCGCCCGCTGCAACGGCGGCCCAGGAGAAGGTTAGGCAGGAGGTTGTGGCGAAGATAGGGGAGGAGCCCGACGCCTACTCTCTAGCGGCCTACGATGCAGTCTGGGCCATAGCCCTAGCCCTACTCCAGGCGGGCCCCATGGACAACCCTGACGAGATGGTTAACCAGGTAAAGCAGCTGCTGCCCCAGATAACAACCAGCGATGAGTTCGCCAAATACGCGGCCACAGGCAAGTTCCCCCTGGACGAGGGCGGCGACAGGGCCACGGCAGACTATGACTGGTACATAGTCGCAGAGGTCGGCGGGGAGTACAAGTGGGTCAAGGCTGGCGTCTACAAGGGTGTAGAGGATAAGAACGAGTGGGTTACTATAGAGGGCGTGGGCAAGACGTTCCCACAGCTGTTCCAGGAGAAGTTCGCCGCCGCGGAGGAGACAACCACCACAACCACGCCGAGCCCCACACAGGCCACAAGCCCCACTGAGACTCCAGAGGAGACTGAGACAGCCGAGGAGGGCGGTGTATCAACAACCCTCATAGCCGCCATAATAATAGTGGTTATAGTGCTAGCCGCAGCAGCCTACTTCTTCCTCAGGTCTAGGTAA